In Erigeron canadensis isolate Cc75 chromosome 6, C_canadensis_v1, whole genome shotgun sequence, the following are encoded in one genomic region:
- the LOC122603894 gene encoding uncharacterized protein LOC122603894, producing the protein MMEGLRSDEMEIHMVSSTESAEYRGLKWAVAHSSIIGLDAEWKPTVHGGGGGGGQPPPVLLLQIACRLINNNIDDKEEGVVYLVDLSERELLPSIYEMLKEDVFECRNVLKLGFRFKQDLLYLSSTFRSLGGFHTVEPYMDIAIIYNTHLQTTTITSRSRSRKRKGQNSLSSICQELLGFSLSKELQCSDWSQRPLTKDQTTYAALDALCLIHIFHVFYHTLLTQGALQSLTQLDSSASTLGLKQILQEPRNSTKILRTTVCEAVEMIRATMTKYPQRLHAVLGASLRKSSQDSIPMDYVLLQIVRQYGDKILLTESDGNPKTSRRKGKRKSSTGFTCREKRVDDTGEWHGPAPWDYLLGGDGCPKFLCDVMVEGLAKHLRCVGIDAAVPYSRKPETRELIDQAIKEKRVLLTRDAKLLRHEYLLENQIYRVKSLLKNDQLLEVIETFQLNICEDQLMSRCTKCNGRFIQKPLSMEEAIEAAKGFQVIPNCLFDRNIEFWQCTDCHQLYWEGTQYHNAVQKFIDVCKISSTT; encoded by the exons ATGATGGAAGGGTTAAGAAGTGATGAAATGGAGATCCATATGGTGTCGTCGACGGAGTCAGCGGAGTACAGAGGTCTGAAGTGGGCGGTCGCTCATTCGTCAATCATAGGACTGGATGCGGAATGGAAGCCCACCGTCcatggcggcggcggcggtggtggacAACCTCCTCCGGTGTTGCTTCTGCAAATAGCATGTAGactcattaataataatattgatgaTAAGGAGGAGGGGGTGGTATATCTGGTAGACCTGTCGGAGAGGGAGCTGCTGCCATCAATATACGAAATGCTAAAAGAAGACGTATTTGAATGTCGAAATGTATTGAAACTTGGGTTTCGTTTCAAACAAGACCTCCTTTACTTGTCCTCTACTTTCCGCTCCCTCGGCGGCTTTCATACG GTGGAACCATATATGGATATCGCAATCATATACAACACTCATCTacaaaccaccaccatcacaagTAGAAGTAGAAGTAGAAAAAGAAAGGGACAGAACAGCCTATCATCCATCTGTCAGGAACTTCTAGGCTTTTCTTTATCAAAG GAACTTCAATGCAGTGACTGGTCACAACGTCCTCTTACAAAAGACCAAACCACTTATGCTGCGTTGGATGCTCTTTGTTTGATTCACATCTTCCATGTCTTTTACCATACCCTTCTCACTCAAG GAGCCTTGCAAAGTCTCACTCAACTTGATTCTTCAGCTTCAACTCTTGGGTTGAAACAAATTCTTCAGGAACCTAGAAATTCAACTAAAATATTGAGGACCACAGTTTGTGAAGCCGTAGAGATGATTAGAGCTACTATGACCAAATACCCTCAGCGACTGCATGCTGTACTCGGAGCAAGTTTGAGGAAATCAAGTCAGGATAGCATACCCATGGATTATGTACTCTTGCAGATTGTAAGACAATACGGTGATAAAATACTACTGACAGAATCAGATGGAAATCCGAAAACATcaagaagaaaaggaaaacGGAAGTCCTCTACTGGGTTCACATGCAGAGAAAAACGAGTAGATGATACTGGTGAATGGCATGGCCCAGCACCATGGGACTATTTGTTGGGTGGTGATGGATGCCCCAAGTTTCTTTGTGATGTGATG GTGGAAGGCTTAGCAAAACATTTAAGGTGTGTTGGAATTGATGCAGCCGTTCCCTATTCAAGGAAGCCTGAAACCAG GGAGTTGATAGATCAAGCTATTAAAGAGAAGAGAGTTCTTCTAACAAGAGATGCCAAACTCTTGAGACATGAATATCTGTTAGAAAATCAGATATATAGAGTGAAGAGTCTTCTAAAAAATGACCAGCTACTTGAG GTGATTGAAACTTTCCAGTTGAATATTTGTGAGGATCAACTGATGTCCAGATGCACAAAATGCAATGGCAGATTCATCCAGAAACCACTCTCAATGGAAGAGGCAATTGAAGCAGCAAAGGGGTTTCAAGTGATCCCTAACTGTTTGTTTGATAGAAACATTGAGTTCTGGCAGTGCACTGACTGTCATCAACTTTACTGGGAG